In Solanum pennellii chromosome 7, SPENNV200, the following are encoded in one genomic region:
- the LOC107025020 gene encoding uncharacterized protein K02A2.6-like, translated as MALNFFLNGEVLYSRTPDLGLLRCVDDAEAVRLIEQIHAGVCAFYKSVTKKVVADFVRNNLICIFEVPESIITDNGANLNSHLMKEICEQFKIIHRKSTAYRPQMNGAVEAGNKNIKKILRKMIDKHRGSHEMLPYALLGYRKTVRTSTGATPYLLVYGTEAVIPVEVEIPMIAVCHGQLYRQRMTRAFHKRVRARDFEVGEFVLKRIFPHQDGYKGKFAPNWQGPYMVRKVLSGGALVLSEMDAAVWTKPINSDAVKRYYV; from the exons atggctctcaatttctttctaaatGGAGAAGTCCTGTATAGCAGAACTCCGGATTTGGGTCTTTTAAGATGTGTAGACGATGCTGAAGCTGTGAGGCTTATTGAACAAATACATGCTGGAGTTTGCG CCTTttacaagtcggtaaccaagaaagtggtGGCCGATTTTGTccgcaacaatctgatatgcatATTTGAAGTtccagaatccatcattactgataacggtgcaaatctcaacagtcatTTGATGAAAGAGATATGTGAACAATTTAAGATTATTCATCGAAAGTCAACTGCTTATCGCCCCCAAATGAACGGAGCTGTAGAGGCCGGgaacaagaatatcaaaaagatcttgaggaaaatgattgacaaacATCGAGGTTCGCATGAAATGTTGCCATACGCTTTACTAGGTTATCGAAAGACGGTCAGAACATCGACTGGTGCCACTCCATACTTGCTAGTTTACGGAACAGAGGCAGTCATACCTGTTGAAGTCGAGATACC AATGATTGCCGTTTGTCATGGCCAGTTGTATAGACAGAGAATGACTCGCGCCTTTCACAAAAGAGTAAGAGCCAGAGATTTTGAAGTTGGTGAGTTTGTTCTTAAGcgtatttttcctcatcaagacggGTACAAAGGAAAGTTCGCGCCAAATTGGCAGGGTCCTTACATGGTTCGTAAAGTACTGtctggaggtgctttggtctTGTCAGAGATGGATGCCGCTGTATGGACCAAACCTATCAACTCAGatgctgtcaagagatactatGTGTGA